The proteins below come from a single bacterium genomic window:
- a CDS encoding aldehyde dehydrogenase family protein, which yields MNSPANVKTFEIKNTKLFINNNYIDSISGTKFDTINPATGKSLSQISEGDKADIDVAVAAARKAFDDGSKWSKTSGSRRGKYLWKISELISKNADELAYLETIDCGKPISETKNIEVPVTVDIFAYYAGAASKIEGETIPVNGNYFNYTLREPLGVIGLIIPWNFPLITAARKIAAALAAGNTVVVKPSEFTPLSTLKLAELVAESGLPEGVFNVVTGYGKTAGAALVDHPDIDGIAFTGSTSTGQEIMRTASLTMKRLSLELGGKSPNIIFADTDIDTTVKMAAAAIFYNKGEVCTAGSRLLIEETIHDEFIEKLAARAEKMVPGDPLNPETKLGPLTSDIQLNKVMQYVESGKSEGAKLLAGGNRIGNDGYFFQPTVFSQVEQKMKIATEEIFGPVLSTMRFKNFDDAVLKANQTYYGLAAGIWTRDIKKAHTLAKKIKAGTVWINTYNMYDAAMPYGGYKMSGFTRECGMEAIYEFYTQVKSVWVDLN from the coding sequence ATGAACTCGCCCGCCAATGTTAAGACTTTTGAAATAAAGAACACTAAATTATTTATTAACAATAATTATATAGACAGTATTTCCGGCACGAAATTCGATACAATCAACCCTGCTACTGGAAAATCGCTGTCGCAAATCTCAGAGGGAGACAAGGCCGACATCGATGTCGCTGTCGCAGCTGCGCGAAAAGCTTTTGATGATGGGAGTAAATGGTCAAAAACCAGCGGAAGCCGGCGTGGAAAATACCTTTGGAAGATCAGTGAACTAATTTCAAAAAATGCCGACGAACTTGCCTACCTCGAAACGATTGATTGCGGCAAACCAATTTCAGAAACGAAAAATATTGAAGTACCTGTCACGGTTGACATTTTTGCATATTATGCAGGAGCCGCATCAAAAATCGAAGGCGAGACCATTCCGGTTAACGGAAATTATTTTAACTATACTCTTCGGGAACCTCTTGGAGTCATTGGCCTGATCATTCCGTGGAATTTTCCTTTGATCACCGCTGCACGAAAAATTGCTGCCGCCCTCGCCGCTGGAAATACCGTGGTAGTAAAACCGTCTGAATTCACGCCGCTTAGCACACTTAAATTAGCCGAACTCGTTGCCGAATCCGGCCTGCCCGAAGGCGTTTTTAACGTGGTTACCGGATACGGAAAGACTGCAGGCGCCGCATTGGTAGATCATCCGGATATTGACGGCATTGCATTCACTGGTTCCACTTCGACCGGACAGGAGATCATGCGCACTGCATCGCTGACGATGAAACGATTGTCGCTTGAACTCGGCGGAAAATCTCCAAATATCATTTTTGCAGACACTGACATCGATACTACAGTGAAAATGGCTGCTGCTGCAATCTTTTACAATAAAGGCGAAGTATGCACGGCCGGATCGCGGTTACTTATCGAAGAAACTATTCACGATGAATTCATAGAAAAACTCGCGGCACGCGCCGAAAAAATGGTTCCGGGCGACCCTCTTAATCCTGAGACCAAACTGGGCCCGCTCACTTCTGACATACAGCTCAACAAGGTTATGCAGTACGTCGAATCCGGAAAATCAGAGGGAGCCAAACTTCTTGCCGGAGGAAATCGAATCGGAAATGACGGATATTTTTTTCAGCCAACCGTGTTTTCACAAGTAGAACAAAAAATGAAAATTGCCACGGAGGAAATATTCGGCCCGGTGCTGTCAACTATGCGATTCAAAAATTTTGACGATGCCGTCTTAAAAGCAAATCAAACCTATTATGGGTTAGCCGCAGGCATCTGGACGCGTGACATAAAAAAAGCGCACACCCTTGCAAAAAAGATAAAAGCCGGCACCGTTTGGATTAACACCTACAATATGTATGACGCCGCAATGCCTTACGGCGGCTACAAAATGTCTGGATTTACGCGCGA